Genomic window (Asticcacaulis excentricus CB 48):
TGGGCCGCCGTTTGGAAAGCCTAAATAATGCCCGCGCAGGTACGCGCCAGTGCCTTGCGCCGCGCCACACTCAGCTCCAGGCCCGTGACCTTCCAGTCGAGGCCGTTGCGCGACACCACCAGATAGTCGTCACCGCTGATACGGTACTGGCGCGCCGCAAAGCTGCCGTAACGGATGCGCGGATCGGGTTTCCAGTTAAGTTTGGCCGGTTGCGGTTTTAGGTATTTGAGCAGGGTAACAAACCCCTGCGCCTCGCCGGCCGTCTGGGCACACAGGTGCAGGTCGATGGTCTTTTCGGGTTCCGGCTCAGGGGCGGGTTTTTGTTTGCCACCAAGTAGCGACGCGCCCTTGTCCCACATCCGTTGCAGCAAGCCTCCCTTTTGTTCGGCAGGCTTTGGTGCCGCAACGGGGACCACCTCATAAGGGGCGATGTCGCTGTAGAGGCGGTTGGTGATAGACGTGCCGTCGATAAGGGGTTCGACACGGGACACCTTACCGGAACTCGCATAGGTCAGAGTGTCGATGGCCACGACCTGCGCCCGATAGACATCCCAACACACAAGACCGCCGATGACGACCACCAAAACCGTCAAAACGATCAGAATTCTGCGCCATTTGTGCATGGGAAGCCCCCTATCTACCTCTTGTTTACGCGGCAAAACGGCAAAAATTATGACAAAAGCTCCAGGAGCAGCCGGTCGAGTACAACCCGGCCCTTCGGCGTAGCGCGTAGACGCTCCCGCGTCGCTTCGAGAAAGCCCCCGGCAATCAGCTCATCGCTTTTGTTCAGCGGCAGCCCGGCAATGCGTTCAAGCCGCACACCTTCAATCAGACGCAACCCCAGCATCAGCGCCTCTTCGCTGGCCTCTTCGGGTGATAAGGGTTCGCGCGTCACGCTGTGGCCGGTTTCGCGGACACGCGCGATATAGGCTTTGAGATCAGGCTCAGCGACCGTGGCGTGACGCGCCTTGTCAAACGTCAGGCGACCATGCGCGCCTGGTCCTATGCCCACATAGTCCACGCCTTCCCAGACGTTTATATTGTGCTTCGAACGCGCCTCTTTACCACGTGCATGGTTGGACACCTCATAGGCCTCATAGCCCAGTTCGGTCAGAACAGACTGGGTTTGATCATAGAAGGCTTCACCCCGTTCCGGGTCGGGAATGCGTAACTGCCCTCGCCGGGCTGCCCGCCCGAAGGCGGTCTCGGATTCGATAGTCAGTTGATAGGGCGAGATATGTTCGACACCCAGATGGGCCGCCCGCCGCAGCTCATCTTCCCAGTTTTCAAGACTTTGGTCTGGCAGGGCGTAGATCAGGTCCAGCGACACCCGGTCAAACACAGACAGGGCTGTCTCTAATCCCATGAGCGCTTCGCGTGCCGAATGATTGCGCCCCAGAAAACGCAGCGCCGCGTCATTCAGCGACTGGATCCCGATCGACAGGCGGTTAATGCCCGCCGCCTGAAAGGCGCGATAACGGGCGATTTCGGCATCCGTCGGATTAGCCTCCAGCGTGATTTCGATATCATTAGTAACCGGAAACAGGGTTTTAGCCTCGTTGATCACAGCCGCCACCCAGTCGGGCTTCATCAGCGAAGGCGTACCACCGCCAAAAAAAACCGAGACCAGACGACGCGGCCCCAGCCACGACGCCTGCATCCTCAGATCGGCACGGATCGCCTCAAAGAGGGCATTTTGTGTGTCGGCCTGACCACGATCGCGCGTTACATTGAAATCACAATAGGGACAGATGCGCGAACAGTACGGCCAGTGGATATAGAGAGCGACGGGGGCGGATGTCAGAACAGCCATGCCTTCAACTGTTCGAAGGCCAGATGGCGGTGGCTGAGGCTGTCTTTCAGCACGTCATCCATCTCGGCATAGGTGATCTCATAGCCATCCGGCTGAAAGATGGGGTCGTAACCGAATCCCTTGTCGCCGCGCGGGGCGACAATATTGCCATGCACCACGCCTTCGAAGACGACCGCGTGGCCTTCGGGCCAGGCGACGGCCAGAGCCGAAGTAAACCACGCCCGCGTGGAATAGGTCTCGGGATTATGGACCTCCGCCTGAATCATCTTGTGGTGGATGATTTCCATGGCGCGCGGAAAATCCTTCTGCGGCCCGGCCCAGCGGGCGCTGTAAATACCCGGATCACCATTTAAGGCGGCGATGCTCAGGCCTGAATCGTCGGCCAGAGCCGGCAGACCCGCCGCCATTGCCGCATGGCGCGCCTTGAGGATGGCATTGCCGATAAAGCTGTTTTCCGTCTCATCCGGCTCCGGAAGACCCAGACTGCCCGCCGAGACAACCTCAAACCGGCCATTGAGTAGGCTGTCGATTTCGCGCGCCTTGCCCGGATTGTGGGTAGCGGCAATCAGCTTCTGACCGGCAACAAGCGAAATCGACATGAGAAGTCTCCGTTTGCGGACTGTGTAGCCTATGCTGCGCGCAATGAAAAAGCCGTAATTTGGCGATGACCATTTTTTGTGGCAGAGATCGTTTTCATTCCTCGGCATAGGATAGCTCATGCGTTTTCTGGGCCCGCGTTCGATTTCCAGCCTGCTCAAGACGGCCCTCGATGTCGTCTATTACGGCCTGTTCGCTATGATCGTAGCCGTGGGGATCGCCGCCTTGTGTTTGTTGTCAGTGCCAACGCTTGCCGCCGAAGTGATGGCGCGCATGAAGATGGTGGCGCAGATCAACGGCACGCAGCAGGCGATCCTTATGCTGGCCTTCGCGGTGTCACTCTCAGGCTATCTGCTGATCATGCGTTGGACACGACAGGTTTTTCGCACCCTGGCCGAAGGTGATGTCTTCCACCCGGACAATACGCTGCGCCTTCGCTGGATCGGCTTCGGACTGGCCGGAGTAGAGCTTTATTCCTATGCGTCGCGCGCTCTGGCTGAGGCCATACTTAAAATGCCGGTGGAGCCCGTCTATGGGATGCGGGCTGTGACGGCATGGTTTTCGGTGCTGGTCGTCTTCGTTTTGGCCGAAGTGTTCAAGGAAGGGGCGCGGCTGAGGGCCGAAGCCAATCTGACCATATGAGTGTAACCATCTGTCTGAGCGAGCAACTGGCGCGGCGGCGTTTGTCTCTGGTCGAACTGTCCGACCGGACAGGGATCGCTGTGCGGCATCTGGAATTGCTGCGCGATCAGAAGGCCGTGGCCGTACGGCTGCGCACTCTGGAATCGCTGTGCCGGGCGCTCAACTGCACGCCCGGCGATCTCTTGGTCATAAAGGACGAAGAATAGGTTTTACTTGCCCGCCGCCTCGCGTTGCAGGGCAAACAGTTCCGTCGCCCCTTGGGTCGCCAGGTCGAACAGGGTGTTGAACTCGTCGCGTGAGAAGCCGCGCTTTTCGCCGGTAGCCTGAATTTCAACGATGTGCCCTGAACCGGTCAGCACAAAGTTCGAATCCGTCTCTGCAGTCGAATCCTCGTCGTAGTCGAGGTCGAGCACCGGCACATTTTCAAAGACGCCGCAGGACACGGCCGCGACCTGATCAATAATCGGGCTTGCGGAAATCAGCTTCTGCTCCAAAAGCTTGTCGCACGCCAAAGATAAGGCCACCCAGGCCGCGGTGATTGAGGCGCAGCGTGTCCCACCATCGGCCTGAATCACATCGCAATCGAGCGTAATCTGGCGCTCACCCAGCGCCTTGAGATCGACGACAGCGCGTAACGAGCGCCCGATCAGGCGCTGGATTTCCTGCGTGCGGCCCGACTGCTTGCCGGCAGCGGCTTCTCGGCGCGAACGGGTGTGGGTCGAACGCGGCAACATGCCGTATTCCGCCGTCACCCAACCCTGCCCCTTGCCCTTCAGGAAGGGCGGTACGCCCTGTTCCACCGACGCCGTGGCCAGCACCTTGGTATGGCCCACCGTGATCAGACACGAGCCTTCGGCATAACGCGTCACACCGGTTTCCAGCGTCACCTTGCGTAACTGATCCGCCTGACGGTTGGACGGGCGAAAGGTTTTCAAGGCGTTCAGGGCGTCGAATTGCGACATGGCGTGGACCTCCATTAGATGCGGACGTGCCTACCAGCATAGGTTCGCTTCGGCAAAGGTTTTTGTCTCAGGCCCCCTAAACACGAATATAAACACAAGAGGCCGACTTAAATCCGCCCTCCAATGTCGCCAAACCCTATCGTTGACTCGTCGCTTGCCACAGCTATTGTGACAAAAAAAGGAGGGGTCATGTCGGGGGATATTGTCTCTTTAACCGTCGTACAGACTGACTATACGCCGTTCTTACTGAGCCTGTTTGCAGGCTGGATCGTTTTGTTTGTCGGGGTCTTAATCCGAGGTCGGCGCTTTGCGTTTTTTGCCCTTCCGCTGGGGATTGCAATCCCACTGGCCCACCTTGCTCTGGCAGGCTTATGGAAAAGTCTCCTCGTTTTCGAAATCGTGGCTTGGAATGCGACCTATTGGCTTATTCCCGGCCTGATGGTGAGCGGCCTTGGCCTGTTAATCCGACGGGTATCCGCGAACACCTAAAGCGCACTGCAGCCGTTATCTAATCCCGCTTTTCGTCGACCTTGCGCGAGACCTTGCAGTCTTTATCAACGCAGGCATAGGTGTTGCCGTCCTCATCGACCGGCTCCTTGCCCTTGTCTTTCAGCGACTTGGTGACGCGCCAAGGTCCTCTGAGGGGCTCAAAATCACTGGTTTTAGCTTTTGGTTTCGGCTTGTACGCACTGGGGATTTCGCTCGTCGCAGTGTCGGTACGCGTTTTGAACACGGGGGGCTTGGTCAGGGTCACTACGTCATTGGCCTGAGCGATACCGGCGCCCATCAGCGCCACCACCGCGACCGTCATAAAGACTTTTTTTTGCATCAAAACCTCCCCGTTCAGGTGTCCCTATGCAGCCCTGCAATCGTGGCAATTTGGCGGCAAATGCGACGCCTCATGCGAAGCCTCTTCACAAGCGCGCAAAGGCTTCTATATCCTTATGTCATGAAGACATCGCTCTCGACCCTGATGAGTGGCACGGCCTCGCTGACCGAACTGGACACGCGGGCGCGTGAGGTATTTCGTCAAGTCGTCGAGTCTTATCTAGAAACCGGGGAGCCGGTGGGGTCGCGCACCCTGTCGAAGGGTGGAATTGCCCTGTCCCCGGCGTCGATCCGCAACACCCTGTCCGATCTCGCCGAACTGGGCCTGCTCAGTGCGCCACATATTTCCGCCGGGCGTATGCCAACGCATCAGGGTCTGCGCCTGTTCGTAGATGGCCTGCTGGAGGTCGGCGACGTGGCCCAGGACGCCAAGCGCGAGATCGAAGCACGCCTGACAGCCAGAGGCATGACCTTTGACAGCGCCCTGCGCGAAGCCTCGAACCTGCTGTCGGGGCTGGCGGGTGGGGCGGGTGTGGTCATGACGCCTTCGTTTGAGGCCGGGGTGCGTTATGTCGAATTCATCAAGCTGGCCCCTGATCAGGCGCTGGCGGTGCTGGTTTTCGATGACGGGCGGGTCGAAAATCGACTGATGACGCTTGATCCGGGGGTAACGCCTGCCGACCTGATCGAAGCCTCCAACTATCTCAGTACGCGCCTTAGGGGGCGCACGCTCAGCGAGGCCGGGCACGACCTGCGCGCCGAGCTTGAGGCCGAGCGTCAACTCCTCAATGAGGCGGCAACCGGTCTTATCGCACGCGGACTGGCCGCCTGGGCGGGCGGCGAGACGGATAAGCGTGCCTTGATCGTGCGGGGGCAGGCCAATCTGCTGGAGGCTTCGGCACTTGAAGACCTGGAGCGGGTGCGCGCCCTGTTCGAGGACCTGGAAGAAAAGGAAGAGCTTATCAACCTGCTCGACAATGTGCGTTCGGCACAGGGGGTAAGAATTTTTATCGGATCAGAATCGAAACTGTTTTCTTTGTCCGGTTCGGCTGTTATTGCAGCGCCCTATATGATGGGCGGTCAGACCCAGAAGGTCGTCGGCGCCATCGGCGTCATCGGGCCCGCCCGGTTGAATTATGCGCGCATCATCCCACTTGTGGATTACACCGCGAAAATCCTCGGCCGCCTGCTGGAGCAGGAACGGCCCTAACCCACAGAGTCTAAAGAGTAATGAGCGAAGAACATACTGAACAAGACGCCCCGTTCGCCAATGACGCCATCGACACGCTGAACGCGGCGCTGGAGCAGCTTCAGGCCGAAAACGCCGCACTCAAGGAGCAGGCGCTGCGATATGCTGCCGAGGCCGAAAACGTCAAACGCCGCGCCGAGCGCGAAATGAATGACGCGCGCGCCTATGCCATCCAGCGCTTTTCGCGCGACCTTCTGGGCGTGGCCGACGTGCTGCAACGCGCGCTTCAGGCTGTCCCGGGGCAGGTCGAAGACCCGGCGTTCAAAAACTTCGTCTCCGGTATCGAGATGACGGAAAAGGAACTGGCCGGGGCCTTTGAAAAGAACGGTGTCAAGAAAATTGCACCGCTCAAGGGCGACAAGTTCGATCCCAACTTCCATCAAGCCGTGATGGAGCAACCTTCCACTGAGGTTGAGGGTGGCAGCGTCCTGATGGTCATGCAGGCGGGCTATGAACTGTTCGGCCGCACGATCCGCCCTGCCATGGTCGTGACAGCGGCCAAAACGGCCAGCGCCGCCAACGGGGCTTATAATGGCAGCGATACCGCCTCTGGCGGCACAGTCAATACGCAGGCGTAACAGACGAAATACCTCCCCGCTTGCGGGGAGGTAAACTGACCTGTCTGACGGGAATTTGGCTTACAAATATGTCCCGAACCACTTGAGCAATTCGGCCCAGCCTTCCTTTGCGGCTGTCTCGTTATAAAGGGCGCGGTAGTCGGCATGGAAGCCGTGCTTGGCGTCCTTATAGACCTTGATATAGCTGGGGGTCTTACCAGACGCTTTGAGCGCTGCGTTCATGCGCTCAACACTTTCCAATGAAATACCGCCGTCCTGACCGGCATAGAGACCCAGAACCGGGCGACGCAGCCCGGAGGCGCGGTCGATCGGCCACTGACGGTCTTCCTTGCCGAGGAAATCGGTCGCCGCCGGACGCTCCAGACGCCCGTACCATGCCACGCCCGCCTTGATGTCAGGGATGGAAGACGCCGCCATCCAAGTTACCGCGCCGCCCCAACAGAAACCGGTAATGCCGATGCGCGAGGTGTCGGCGAACTTTGTCTTGCCGAACACGCCCTTTGACTGTCCCACATCGGGGTTGGTTTTCAACCAGGCGATCAGGGTTTTCAGATCGCCCATCACCTGCTCATTGGTCGCGGTTTCGACCAGCTTGCGGATTTCGGCCGTGTCTTTCAAAGCTGCCGCATTGCCCTTGCGCGCGAAAGGATCAAACGTCAGGGCCACATAACCTTGATATGCCAGGCGGCGACAGACATCGCGCAGGTAGTCGTGCAGTCCGAAGATCTCCGGGACGACCAGCACCACTGGACGTCGCTTGGCGTCCTGGGGCAAGGCGATATAGGCGGGGATAGCGTAGTCGCTATCGGTCGGCACTGTCAGGTCTTTAGCGATCAGACCGGTCGAAGGCGTGGACACGGGTGATTGGGCCGCGGCGGTCCCGGCGCCCAGTGCATAGCCCGCAAAGAACAACCCGGCTATGCCGCGGCGACTGACGTGGAAATCCTGCGGTTCGCTCCCTTCGGGGCGCGTAAGGGGCAGAGTGTTCATGGTCATCGGCAAGTCTCCCGGCATCTGTCTTTGTATGGCCTACCTAACAACAGGAGTAGGGCCACTGCAATACGGACCGTTTTTATGACCGCGTTTTGAAAAACCCTAAAAATATTGCCAGCATTGCCGGGGCCCCTCTTGCAGGCCGCCATGCGCCCCTTATATCGGTTGCAGATTTGGGGGCGCCGAAATCAACGGTGGCTTCCAAAATTGGTAAAATTCATCTCACCGGGGATGGACAAGCGGGGTGCTTATCTTCAAAAGGCCTCAAAAGCCCATTGCCTTAAACGGAGTAAATCTGGACTCATGGCTAAAATCATCGGTATCGACCTTGGTACGACCAATTCGTGCGTCGCCGTTATGGACGGCAAGAACCCGAAGGTCATTGAAAACGCCGAAGGCGTTCGCACCACGCCG
Coding sequences:
- the hemW gene encoding radical SAM family heme chaperone HemW is translated as MAVLTSAPVALYIHWPYCSRICPYCDFNVTRDRGQADTQNALFEAIRADLRMQASWLGPRRLVSVFFGGGTPSLMKPDWVAAVINEAKTLFPVTNDIEITLEANPTDAEIARYRAFQAAGINRLSIGIQSLNDAALRFLGRNHSAREALMGLETALSVFDRVSLDLIYALPDQSLENWEDELRRAAHLGVEHISPYQLTIESETAFGRAARRGQLRIPDPERGEAFYDQTQSVLTELGYEAYEVSNHARGKEARSKHNINVWEGVDYVGIGPGAHGRLTFDKARHATVAEPDLKAYIARVRETGHSVTREPLSPEEASEEALMLGLRLIEGVRLERIAGLPLNKSDELIAGGFLEATRERLRATPKGRVVLDRLLLELLS
- a CDS encoding non-canonical purine NTP pyrophosphatase translates to MSISLVAGQKLIAATHNPGKAREIDSLLNGRFEVVSAGSLGLPEPDETENSFIGNAILKARHAAMAAGLPALADDSGLSIAALNGDPGIYSARWAGPQKDFPRAMEIIHHKMIQAEVHNPETYSTRAWFTSALAVAWPEGHAVVFEGVVHGNIVAPRGDKGFGYDPIFQPDGYEITYAEMDDVLKDSLSHRHLAFEQLKAWLF
- a CDS encoding DUF2975 domain-containing protein → MRFLGPRSISSLLKTALDVVYYGLFAMIVAVGIAALCLLSVPTLAAEVMARMKMVAQINGTQQAILMLAFAVSLSGYLLIMRWTRQVFRTLAEGDVFHPDNTLRLRWIGFGLAGVELYSYASRALAEAILKMPVEPVYGMRAVTAWFSVLVVFVLAEVFKEGARLRAEANLTI
- a CDS encoding helix-turn-helix domain-containing protein translates to MSVTICLSEQLARRRLSLVELSDRTGIAVRHLELLRDQKAVAVRLRTLESLCRALNCTPGDLLVIKDEE
- the rph gene encoding ribonuclease PH translates to MSQFDALNALKTFRPSNRQADQLRKVTLETGVTRYAEGSCLITVGHTKVLATASVEQGVPPFLKGKGQGWVTAEYGMLPRSTHTRSRREAAAGKQSGRTQEIQRLIGRSLRAVVDLKALGERQITLDCDVIQADGGTRCASITAAWVALSLACDKLLEQKLISASPIIDQVAAVSCGVFENVPVLDLDYDEDSTAETDSNFVLTGSGHIVEIQATGEKRGFSRDEFNTLFDLATQGATELFALQREAAGK
- the hrcA gene encoding heat-inducible transcriptional repressor HrcA, translating into MKTSLSTLMSGTASLTELDTRAREVFRQVVESYLETGEPVGSRTLSKGGIALSPASIRNTLSDLAELGLLSAPHISAGRMPTHQGLRLFVDGLLEVGDVAQDAKREIEARLTARGMTFDSALREASNLLSGLAGGAGVVMTPSFEAGVRYVEFIKLAPDQALAVLVFDDGRVENRLMTLDPGVTPADLIEASNYLSTRLRGRTLSEAGHDLRAELEAERQLLNEAATGLIARGLAAWAGGETDKRALIVRGQANLLEASALEDLERVRALFEDLEEKEELINLLDNVRSAQGVRIFIGSESKLFSLSGSAVIAAPYMMGGQTQKVVGAIGVIGPARLNYARIIPLVDYTAKILGRLLEQERP
- the grpE gene encoding nucleotide exchange factor GrpE — translated: MSEEHTEQDAPFANDAIDTLNAALEQLQAENAALKEQALRYAAEAENVKRRAEREMNDARAYAIQRFSRDLLGVADVLQRALQAVPGQVEDPAFKNFVSGIEMTEKELAGAFEKNGVKKIAPLKGDKFDPNFHQAVMEQPSTEVEGGSVLMVMQAGYELFGRTIRPAMVVTAAKTASAANGAYNGSDTASGGTVNTQA
- a CDS encoding dienelactone hydrolase family protein, encoding MTMNTLPLTRPEGSEPQDFHVSRRGIAGLFFAGYALGAGTAAAQSPVSTPSTGLIAKDLTVPTDSDYAIPAYIALPQDAKRRPVVLVVPEIFGLHDYLRDVCRRLAYQGYVALTFDPFARKGNAAALKDTAEIRKLVETATNEQVMGDLKTLIAWLKTNPDVGQSKGVFGKTKFADTSRIGITGFCWGGAVTWMAASSIPDIKAGVAWYGRLERPAATDFLGKEDRQWPIDRASGLRRPVLGLYAGQDGGISLESVERMNAALKASGKTPSYIKVYKDAKHGFHADYRALYNETAAKEGWAELLKWFGTYL